The Desulfocurvus vexinensis DSM 17965 genome contains the following window.
GGGCGGCCTGTGCCTTCTTGTGCAGCATCCGTATCCTCCATGGGGCGGCGCAGGTTTGGGCTGTGCGCCGCCATGGCCAGAACTATAATGCATCCTGGCCGGGTGTAAACCGCTTGTGCCAATATTGGCACAGCTTTTCGCGCCCCCGACACCGCGCCCCTGCGCCCCTGGCGCCGGGCAGGCGGGGAGCGGCGGCGGGCGGCGGCGGCGGGGGAATAACGGTTGCATTTTCGCCCGGCCTTGGCTAGGAATATTGCCCCTCCGGCCCGCAGGGCCGGCCCGTGCGCTCGTAGCTCAGTCGGATAGAGCGATAGCCTCCTAAGCTGTAGGCCGCAGGTTCGATTCCTGCCGGGCGCACCAAATTATCAGCATATGCTGCTGGAATCATTAAGGAACACTTCCTGCGCGGAATGCCCCGGGGAGGGTTCCTTGCGTGGGGGGAGTCCCACGTTCAGGCCTCGTGTGCTTCCTTGGGCTCCAGGAGGTCCACGGCGGCCCTGATGGACGCATCGTCACCCTGCACGCCACAACGCGGCAAGGCTTTGGCCTTGCCGCGTTGTGGCGTTTCATGGCCGCGCGCCCCTGCGCGCCGCCTACCCCGCCAGGGGCAGGGTGATGTCCACGCGCAGGCCGCCGTGGACGGTGTTGCTGGCGGTGATGGTGCCGCCGTGGAGCAGCACGGCGCGCTGGGCGATGGCCAGGCCGATGCCCGAGCCGCCGGATTTGTGCCCGCGGGTGTCGTCCACGCGGTAGAAGGGCAAAAAGAGTTTGTCCAGGGCTTCGTCGGGCACGCCGGGGCCCATGTCGAGGACGGTGACCCGCGCCTGGGGCCCCAGTTCGCCCGGCTCCACGCTCTGGGTGACCTGCACGGTCTTCCCGGCGGGGGTGAAGCGGATGGCGTTGCGGATCACGTTCTCCATGGCCCGGCGCACCAGCTCGGGCACGGCGTCGATCATGGCCGGGGCGCCGGTGTTCACCTGCACGGACACGCCCTTGTACTGCGACTCCAGGTCCGTGTCGCGGACCACGCTCATGAGCAGTGCGCCCAGGTTGACGCGGGTGGTGTCGCGGCATTCCTGCATGTGGTCCAGGCGGGTGTAGGTCAGCATCTGGCCGATGAGCTCGTCCAGGCGGGCGGCGTCGAGCTCGATGCGATCCAGCTCGGCCCGGGCCGTGTGCCCCGCGCGCTTGCGCGCCAGCTCCAGGGCCACGTTGAGGCGCGTCAGCGGCGAGCGCAGCTCGTGGGAGATGTCGCGCAGCAGCCGCCGCTGCGAGAGCACCAGATGCTCCACGCGCTCGGCCATGCGGTCGAAATCCTCGGACAGGGCGTTGATCTCCTCGTAGCCCCGGTCGCTGCTGGTGCCGATGCGGTGGGTCAGGTCGCCCCCGGCCACGCGGCGCGTGGCCTCGCGCAGGCGGCGCACCGGGCCGCTCAGGTGCCGGGCCAGCAGCAGCGCCAGCACCCCGCCCGCCACGAGCATGGGCACCAGCCGCTTCCAGAACATCCACGAGCCCAGCAGGCTGGGCGGCGGGGGCAGGCGCGGGAACTCCAGGGCCAGGTAGAGCGGGCTGCCGTCGGCCAGGGTCCGCGAGGCCAGGAAGAACGGCGGCAGGGAGCCTTCGGCGTGGTCTCCCGGGCTGGGCGGGGCGGCCAGGGCGGCCCGCATGGCATCGAAAAACTCCTCGCCGATCTCCGGGTGCGGCCCGAAGCCGGTCAGCTCGCGGCCCTGGGCGTCGAACAGGCGCAGGGAAAAGCGCAGGCCCGGGGCGATGTCCACGCAGCGGCGCAGGCCCGCCTCGCCCTCGTGGATGTAGGCGTCCAGCAGCAGCTGGCCTTGCAGGGCGAACATCCCCCGCGCCTCGGGATGGTCGGGAACCCGGATGTGGCGCGTGTCCAGCAGGTCCATGAGCAGCACGTTGCCCAGGGTGCCCGCGGCCAGGGCCAGGCAGAACCACAGGAATATCTTGCCGAAGAGCGAGTTGGAGAGCCGCCTCACGCGGGGAGCCCCTGGCCGTTGTCGGCGTGCTCGGGGCGGCAGAAGATGTAGCCCTCGCCGCGCACGGCCTTGATCACCGGGTGGGCCCCGGCCTCGGAGAGCTTGCGGCGCAGGTTGGAGACATGCACGGCCAGGCTGCGGTCCTCGGGCGCCGCCTCGCGGCCCAGGGCCACGCGGCACAGCTCCTCGCGCGGGACCACGCGCCCGGCCCCGGCCAGCAGGGCGTGCAGGATGGAGAACTCGGCGTCGGTCAGGTGGACCTGGGCGCCGCGCACGC
Protein-coding sequences here:
- a CDS encoding ATP-binding protein, whose amino-acid sequence is MRRLSNSLFGKIFLWFCLALAAGTLGNVLLMDLLDTRHIRVPDHPEARGMFALQGQLLLDAYIHEGEAGLRRCVDIAPGLRFSLRLFDAQGRELTGFGPHPEIGEEFFDAMRAALAAPPSPGDHAEGSLPPFFLASRTLADGSPLYLALEFPRLPPPPSLLGSWMFWKRLVPMLVAGGVLALLLARHLSGPVRRLREATRRVAGGDLTHRIGTSSDRGYEEINALSEDFDRMAERVEHLVLSQRRLLRDISHELRSPLTRLNVALELARKRAGHTARAELDRIELDAARLDELIGQMLTYTRLDHMQECRDTTRVNLGALLMSVVRDTDLESQYKGVSVQVNTGAPAMIDAVPELVRRAMENVIRNAIRFTPAGKTVQVTQSVEPGELGPQARVTVLDMGPGVPDEALDKLFLPFYRVDDTRGHKSGGSGIGLAIAQRAVLLHGGTITASNTVHGGLRVDITLPLAG